TGCCACCTGGAACAACAGCTTAATTAGTAACATAGAAATTAAGAGAGATAGAAATATTTCGTTGAGCACCGGTTCGCAACTTTTAACCGAAACTACCAGTCGTGAAATTGTTATTGGCAGCGGTTATCGAATACGAGACATTACCATTAAACAAATAAAAATAAAAGGAAAAGCTGTAAAAAGCGACATGAATTTAAAAGCCGATCTTTCTATTAGAAGAAACAGCACCGTTATAAGACGAATAAACGAGGAAGTAAGCCAGCCACAAGCCGGACAGCGAGTAATAAACATAAATACCACCGCAGATTACCAACTTAGCGACAAATTAAACATCCGATTTTTTTACAATCGCGTAATTAACAACCCTATTGTATCTAACACCTTCCCTAGCCAAAATACAAATTGGGGTATTGCATTACGCTTCTCGTTAGCTCAATAAACTAAGAAGTTTCTGCTTTTTTTTGAGTAAGACCATCGACACCCATTGCTACAAGAAAAAAAAGTATAATTTTGTTGTACCAAAAACAAAAACTATGAATTTCCCATCAAACTTAAAGTACACAAAAGATCACGAATGGATTCGCACAGAAGGCAACACTGCTTTTATTGGAATTACAGAATTTGCGCAAAGCGAACTGGGTGATATTGTTTACGTAGAAATTGAAACCCAAGGAGAGACTTTAACTAAAGAGGAAATTTTTGGTACCGTTGAAGCCGTAAAAACAGTTTCAGATCTTTTTATGCCTGTATCGGGAAAAATTACAGAAGTGAATCCTGCCATTACAACAAATCCGGAAAAGGTAAATGCTGACCCATATGGCGATGGATGGATGATAAAAGTAGAACTTTCCAACACAAGCGAATTAAACTCTCTACTAAGTGCAGATGATTATAAAAACTTGATAGGTAAATAATTTTTCAAACACCTATTAATTTTTAACTTGTAGTGTTATAAAAACACTATGACACAAACGCACGCTAAAAACATTAAAATACCAAGTAGTATTTTAACTCATCTTGTTTCTTGTATTGATTTAACATCGCTAAACAGTACAGACGACTCCAAAAACATATCCTCCTTATGCGAAAAAGGAATTACTAATGGCGTAGCAGCTATTTGTATTTACCCAATTTGGATTAAATCTTCAAAAAAAATAACAAAAAACACCTTTGTAAAAACCGCTTCAGTAGCAGGCGGCTTTCCAAGTGGGCAAGTACCGTTGCCTATCAAAACCTCTGAAGTAAAATATGCCATTGATCATGGTGCCGATGAAATTGATTATGTTTTTCCTAGATACAAGGCACTAAACAAAAAGTGGGATGATTTATATGAGGAAATTGCGACCATAAGAGAAGTATGCGGAAAAGACATTACTCTAAAAATTATTTTGGAAACCGGAGAATTACAGTCGAAAGAAATAATAGCTAAAACTACCGAGGTAGCCATAAAAGCAGGGGCAGACTTTATAAAAACATCAACAGGAAAAACAGCCATTGGTGCAACCAATGAAGCCATTGAAATTATTTGTGAATGTATTTTAGCGCATTTTATTACTCATAAAAAAATGGTAGGTATAAAAGCGTCTGGAGGCATTAGCAACATTAATCAAGCACTGGATTACTACAGCATTGTAAAAAACATTTTGGGAAACAAATGGTTGCACAAAAATTATTTCAGAATAGGAACCAGCAAATTGCTAGATAATATTATTCAATTAAACGAAACCATTAGTAGCCTCAAACCTCCTCCACTATCCTACGTAAATCAATTATAAGGAGATGAGTAAACCTAATTATTTTATACTATTTTTATAAAAAAAACAAGCATGTCTAAAGTAGCATTAATTACAGGAATTACAGGACAAGACGGAGCATATCTTGCAGAACTTTTGTTGAGCAAAGGATATACTGTTCATGGATTAAAACGCAGAAGCTCTCTTTTTAATACCGACAGAATTGACCATTTATACAAGGACCAGCACGAAAAAGGAGTTAAACTTTTTTTACATTATGG
The sequence above is drawn from the Bacteroidota bacterium genome and encodes:
- the gcvH gene encoding glycine cleavage system protein GcvH, producing MNFPSNLKYTKDHEWIRTEGNTAFIGITEFAQSELGDIVYVEIETQGETLTKEEIFGTVEAVKTVSDLFMPVSGKITEVNPAITTNPEKVNADPYGDGWMIKVELSNTSELNSLLSADDYKNLIGK
- the deoC gene encoding deoxyribose-phosphate aldolase codes for the protein MTQTHAKNIKIPSSILTHLVSCIDLTSLNSTDDSKNISSLCEKGITNGVAAICIYPIWIKSSKKITKNTFVKTASVAGGFPSGQVPLPIKTSEVKYAIDHGADEIDYVFPRYKALNKKWDDLYEEIATIREVCGKDITLKIILETGELQSKEIIAKTTEVAIKAGADFIKTSTGKTAIGATNEAIEIICECILAHFITHKKMVGIKASGGISNINQALDYYSIVKNILGNKWLHKNYFRIGTSKLLDNIIQLNETISSLKPPPLSYVNQL